In Pungitius pungitius chromosome 2, fPunPun2.1, whole genome shotgun sequence, a single window of DNA contains:
- the fgfbp1a gene encoding fibroblast growth factor-binding protein 1 has protein sequence MVLISNVTALLVLACISHQLMSCSCQKSHARRGRGMDRGQPKVKLGRGMDRGQAKVKLVRARSGPKAGRQSTAVSAQPFRGKMVTRDKSECAWAATGEDTVVLSVSCTKGDRSFGCEYVARPAACPRYAANVELFWKQIARALGKQRSACRGAGARVTAGVCRRAPADAHFRLRKAPERPVPPPVPSPAPKGAKSCMPGNRKLAEEHCNASWSSFCTFFFTMVQDYDC, from the coding sequence ATGGTTCTCATCAGCAACGTGACCGCCCTGCTGGTCCTGGCCTGTATTTCCCATCAGCTGATGTCCTGCAGCTGCCAGAAGAGCCACGCGCGGCGGGGGAGAGGTATGGACCGAGGACAGCCCAAGGTCAAGCTGGGGAGAGGTATGGACAGAGGACAGGCCAAGGTCAAGCTGGTCAGGGCGAGGTCGGGGCCGAAGGCGGGGCGCCAATCCACGGCTGTCTCCGCGCAGCCCTTCAGGGGCAAGATGGTCACCAGAGACAAGTCCGAGTGCGCGTGGGCCGCGACCGGCGAGGACACCGTCGTCCTGAGCGTCTCGTGCACGAAGGGGGACAGGAGCTTCGGCTGCGAGTACGTCGCCAGGCCGGCCGCCTGCCCTCGGTACGCCGCCAACGTGGAGCTCTTCTGGAAGCAGATCGCCAGGGCGCTAGGGAAGCAGAGGAGCGCGTGCCGGGGCGCGGGCGCGCGGGTCACGGCGGGCGTGTGCCGCCGCGCGCCCGCCGACGCGCACTTCCGACTGCGCAAGGCACCGGAGAGGCCCGTCCCGCCCCCCGTCCCTAGTCCAGCACCCAAGGGCGCCAAGTCGTGTATGCCTGGGAACCGGAAGCTCGCCGAGGAGCATTGCAACGCGTCCTGGTCCAGCTTCTGCACCTTCTTTTTCACCATGGTGCAGGATTACGACTGCTGA
- the anxa5a gene encoding annexin A5a, with protein MFLRQPGMDKPHSAYRGSVRPFVNFNAKQDAEVLRRAIRGIGRWVQLVLHASCDARCTSVAGTDEDAVLMLLSARSNRQRQEIKAEFKKAYGKDLVSALKSELGGLFENLIVALMTPPSSYDASQLHKALKGAGTEDDVLIEILASRTGEQIKEIVKVYKKELNGKLEKDICGDTSGHYQRLLVILLQGSREVGVEEEKIEEDAKELYAAGEGKFGTDEEKFITILGNRSAEHLAKVFDAYKELSGSDIEDSIEGETTGNLENLLLAVVKCARSVPQFFAEGLYKSMRRAGTDDDTLMRIMVSRSEVDMLDIRASFKRTYGASLYNTIQEDTAGDYQKALLYLCGGND; from the exons ATGTTTCTACGGCAGCCAGGAATGGACAAACCACACTCT GCCTACAGAGGCAGCGTGAGACCCTTCGTCAACTTCAACGCCAAGCAGGATGCTGAAGTTCTGCGTAGAGCCATAAGGGGAATCG GAAGGTGGGTGCAGCTCGTACTTCACGCGTCCTGCGACGCCCGCTGCACCTCTGTTGCAGGTACGGACGAAGACGCCGTCCTCATGCTTCTGTCGGCGCGCAGCAACCGCCAACGCCAGGAAATCAAGGCAGAGTTCAAAAAGGCGTACGGAAAG GACTTGGTGAGCGCCCTGAAATCGGAGCTCGGTGGGCTGTTTGAGAATCTGATCGTGGCGCTGATGACCCCGCCTTCCTCATATGACGCTTCTCAGCTGCACAAAGCTCTCAAG GGCGCCGGGACTGAGGACGACGTGTTGATTGAGATCCTGGCCTCCAGGACCGGCGAACAGATTAAAGAGATCGTCAAAGTGTACAAGAAAG AGTTGAACGGAAAGCTGGAGAAGGACATCTGCGGCGACACCTCAGGTCACTATCAGAGACTGCTGGTGATCCTCCTGCAG GGGAGCAGGGAGGTTGGAGTAGAAGAGGAGAAGATAGAGGAAGACGCTAAG GAGCTGTATGCCGCCGGTGAGGGCAAGTTTGGCACCGATGAGGAAAAATTCATCACAATTCTTGGCAACCGGAGCGCGGAGCATCTCGCGAAAG TGTTCGATGCCTACAAGGAGCTCTCTGGCTCCGACATAGAGGACAGCATTGAAGGAGAGACCACGGGCAATTTGGAGAACCTTCTGCTGGCTGTGG TGAAATGTGCCCGCAGTGTCCCACAGTTCTTCGCTGAAGGCCTGTATAAATCAATGAGG CGCGCTGGGACCGACGACGACACCCTCATGAGGATCATGGTGTCCAGGAGTGAGGTGGACATGTTGGACATCAGAGCCAGCTTCAAGAGGACCTACGGAGCGTCTCTGTACAACACGATCCAG GAGGACACAGCTGGAGACTACCAGAAGGCTTTGCTCTACCTCTGTGGGGGGAATGATTAG